In the Candidatus Latescibacter sp. genome, GCTCATATTGGTGTAGCCGACGTTATCCGACATTTCGGCAAGGCCGGTTACAACAAAGGCGATGAAAAGGATGACCATGCTGTTGCCCGGAATAAGCCAGATCATAATCATGTAGACAAGCGCGATAAGCTGGGAGGTCATGAGCATGTATTTCGGCCCGTACAGGTCGGAAATTTTGGCGAGAGTAAAACCGGCGATGGCCAGTCCGAGGGCATACAGGGAACTGAACCACCCGGCGTTCAGGGGATCGAACCCGCGGAACTTGATCAGGTAAACCAGGAGAAAGGCCATGATCACATAATGCCCGCTCATGAGCCATTTTGCCACGAGGAACCGGACGAAAAGCCGGTCAGATTTCAAAATGGCGAAGCATTTTTTCAGATATGCGCCGAATGAGGATTCTTCGGCGATCTGTTCGCCTTCCGGCTCATCGATGCCGAGAAGGATAAGCGCTATTCCCACAGAGATTGCAAAGGTAAGGAGGAAAAGGACAGTGTAATTGGAGGGTTCAGGGAATGCGCCGTTGACCGCCTTGATCGCGAACCCTCCGAAGAAAGTGCCGAGAAATTGCAGGGCGAATACGATTCCTATCAGGTGTCCGAGCTTCCCTGTAGGAATTATCTTATAGATCAGGGAAAAATTCGCGGGCATGAACATGCCGACCAGCGACACCGCCCATGCTGAAAGAACCAGAAACAGCCAGATGGAAAAGCCCGGTTTTGCGGCGCCAGAGAAGAGAATACTTCCCCCGATAACCAGCCATGTTAAACTGGAAAGGAACAGCGCCTTCGCCATAAAATGCTTCTTGATCGGCTTTCTTTCACTGGCATAGGCAGCCCAGAGCTGCGGCAGGGAGAATCCTGCCCACATGATGGTGGTGAGCGCGCCTATCTGGGTTGCGCTTGCTCCGAGCCAGGTGAGGTAGGCCACCGGGATGCCCAGATAGTAGGTCATGGAGCCGTTGACAGTTCCGCCGAAACCGAAAAGGAAGGCAAAAACATCGTATTTCAGGTACTCTCTCATGCTCCCGCGAACGGTCAAGTGGCTCCCTCCCTTCACAAAAAAAGTGCGAATGTTTTGAGTGGTTAGATCCTGAAACGAGTTCAGGATGACATGTGTCATGCCGAACTTGTTGCCGCTTCGCGGGAACGATGTAACCGTTTCGGCATCTATCGGTACACAAGCATTGAAAAAATCTTCTGGCTACCATTGCAAGGCAATAACCCGGCCATCCATGGTTCCGGCTATTACCAGGTTGTCCCTGACCGCGAATGCGCCGGGGCCATAATACGATCCCTGCGGGCCGGTGGATGCTCTATACGTCCACTGCACTTTACCGGAAGAGGCTTCCACACAGCAGACCTTATCATCATCACGTATGATCAGCGTATTGCCGGATGCAATCCCGGCGCTCATCCCAACGCCGGTCTCCAGAAATGACAATGGAGAACCATCTTCCGGAGAAAGACATTGCAGGCCTCTCCGCCCGTTCTGAGCAGATGTCGTATAAAACACATCTTTTTTCGGATTCACTGCCTGACGGTACGGAGATCCTGTCGATCGAAGGGACCAGACTACTTTCCCGTTGGATGCATTGAAAGCGATAAGATTCTTTTCATCTTTTTGGGCCGGGATTTTACTCACGAGAACCTTGCCGCGGGCGATGACCGGCGGCCAGAATGGCGCCGTTGTATAGTTGTCCTCCGGGGACGACACCTGGTTCTTCCATATCTCTTTGCCGGTCTCAGCGTCAAGGGCGCGAAAATAGCCGTCCATTGCCCCGAAAAACACCCTGTTTCCTTCTGCGGCCGGCTCCATGATGATCGGCAGGCCCACGGTATAATCCCACAATATTTTGCCCTTTTGGGTATCCAGGCATACAAGCTTATGCTCTCCCGCCGGTACGAACAGCTTCCCATTATCAAGGGTCAAACCGGCGACAATGGCGCCGTTTACCGGAGTCCGCCACAGGGGCTTTCCTGTCTTCGCATCACAGGCATACACCGTGCGTCCCGCCCCGTAATATACCCTTACGCCATCGGTTACAATTCTTCCGAGAATCTGTTCCTGTTCAGCCTTCCGGCGCCATACCTCTTTGCCGTTATCAAGCCGTAAAGCGTATACTCCTCCTTCAATAGTAGGTACTATCACGAGATTCTCCCAGATTACAGGCGCTCCCAGTATAGCCGAACCAAGATCCCTGGTCCATATTTCACGCACCTTTTCTCCCTGAACCTTGAAAATTGTATGCGCCAGCACAATTGCCCCATTTTCACCTGTGAACCGAATCGTCAAGAGGTAGCGGCCGGGAGTGACCGGCAGGGGCGCTGAAGCCTTCCACATCCCATTCCCGCCCGTCATCGGCGTCCACTTGGTGAATCCCGGGATCGAGTACTCCATGGCTCCCGGAAAAGCGGGCTCTGTCCCCGCAGTCACTATGAGATTACCGCTGACGGGAGCATCACTTTTCGGCGCCATGACTTTTAAGCGCGGACCGGACTGCGGAAATTCCACCGCCTGTTTCGGTTCATAAGTACTGGCCGGCCTGGCGAAATCTCTGGTCCGCACGAGAATCCTGTCCGGCTGCACAGTCACCACCCGGTAGCTTCCGGCTTTGGGAGTGCCGCCATAGAGCGATCCGGTCACAACAACCGGCACACCTCCCCACTTTGTAATCGCATCATTATGTGTGTGTCCCTG is a window encoding:
- a CDS encoding PQQ-binding-like beta-propeller repeat protein, whose protein sequence is MAQIRWKAAILTVAICIAASWSGCIFAAESNGFSFVNISDVHIPAYGFAIGQPLDETSLMQMQNPQRLQQLVGECLAMEPKPAFVINSGDTGDAGWTPLLKLYQKLMQPLVLAGIPVYTVVGNHDLDYAGIGAQDLGEIFDPLGPALIGRHGTRYSFDYGGCHFIFLNIRPISGLIRLTPTDIAWLSNDLRAVKKDRRILLFMHANVPEEDTSHIVELLQPFKYPVIFQGHTHNDAITKWGGVPVVVTGSLYGGTPKAGSYRVVTVQPDRILVRTRDFARPASTYEPKQAVEFPQSGPRLKVMAPKSDAPVSGNLIVTAGTEPAFPGAMEYSIPGFTKWTPMTGGNGMWKASAPLPVTPGRYLLTIRFTGENGAIVLAHTIFKVQGEKVREIWTRDLGSAILGAPVIWENLVIVPTIEGGVYALRLDNGKEVWRRKAEQEQILGRIVTDGVRVYYGAGRTVYACDAKTGKPLWRTPVNGAIVAGLTLDNGKLFVPAGEHKLVCLDTQKGKILWDYTVGLPIIMEPAAEGNRVFFGAMDGYFRALDAETGKEIWKNQVSSPEDNYTTAPFWPPVIARGKVLVSKIPAQKDEKNLIAFNASNGKVVWSLRSTGSPYRQAVNPKKDVFYTTSAQNGRRGLQCLSPEDGSPLSFLETGVGMSAGIASGNTLIIRDDDKVCCVEASSGKVQWTYRASTGPQGSYYGPGAFAVRDNLVIAGTMDGRVIALQW
- a CDS encoding MFS transporter; the protein is MTVRGSMREYLKYDVFAFLFGFGGTVNGSMTYYLGIPVAYLTWLGASATQIGALTTIMWAGFSLPQLWAAYASERKPIKKHFMAKALFLSSLTWLVIGGSILFSGAAKPGFSIWLFLVLSAWAVSLVGMFMPANFSLIYKIIPTGKLGHLIGIVFALQFLGTFFGGFAIKAVNGAFPEPSNYTVLFLLTFAISVGIALILLGIDEPEGEQIAEESSFGAYLKKCFAILKSDRLFVRFLVAKWLMSGHYVIMAFLLVYLIKFRGFDPLNAGWFSSLYALGLAIAGFTLAKISDLYGPKYMLMTSQLIALVYMIMIWLIPGNSMVILFIAFVVTGLAEMSDNVGYTNMSILCCPTEDKSTYIAVTNVGVTPFMVILPVVTGRLIDMGILTYQRTFGIVMGMMVAAIVYILLVVRNPEEYVRIKSER